Genomic window (Merismopedia glauca CCAP 1448/3):
TGGAAACGGGAATGGTAATTACCATCCATCCCTACAAAGGTGAAATTACCAACGAATCTGGCGATGTTATTTCGACTTTTAGCCTCAAACCTGAGACTATTCGCGATGAAGTCCGCGCTGGTGGGAGAATTCCGTTACTAATTGGGCGCAGTCTCACTGATAAAACCAGAGAAGCCCTAGGATTAGGAATCAGTAGTATCTTTATTCGTCCCCAACCTGCGATCGCCAACGCAAAAGGCTACACTCTAGCTCAAAAAATGGTCGGAAAGGCTTGTGGATTGCCTGGAATCCGCCCTGGAATTGCCTGTACGCCCCACATGACTACCGTTGGTTCTCAAGATACCACAGGACCAATGACGCGGGATGAATTGAAAGAACTAGCTTGCTTGGGCTTTAGTGCAGATTTAGTTATGCAGAGTTTCTGTCATACCGCCGCTTATCCTAAACCCGTAGATATCAAAGTTCACCACGATTTACCCGACTTTTTCGCCTCTAGAGGTGGGGTAGCCTTGCGCCCTGGCGATGGTATCATTCACTCTTGGCTCAACCGGATGCTTTTACCAGATACTGTAGGCACTGGGGGTGACTCCCATACCCGTTTCCCCTTGGGAATCTCTTTCCCTGCTGGTTCCGGTTTGGTGGCATTTGCTGGGGCTTTAGGGGTGATGCCTTTGGATATGCCAGAATCGGTTTTAGTGAGATTTAAAGGTGAGTTGCAACCAGGTGTAACCTTACGAGATGTAGTTAACGCTATTCCCTACGTTGCCATTCAAAAAGGTTTATTAACCGTCGCCAAGGAAAACAAGAAAAACGTGTTTTCAGGGCGAATTATGGAAATAGAAGGCTTACCAGATCTCAAAGTCGAACAAGCCTTTGAACTTACCGATGCAACGGCGGAACGTTCTTGCGCTGGCTGTACCATTAAACTCAGCATCGAAACCGTGGCTGAATACCTGCGTTCTAATGTCGCCCTCATGAAAAACATGGTAGCGCGAGGTTACGGAGATGCGAAAACCATTTTGCGACGGGTAGCCAAGATGGAAGAATGGCTGGCTAATCCAGTCTTGATGGAAGCTGACGCAGATGCAGAATATGCCGAAGTCATTGAAATCGATTTAAACGAGATTACCGAACCCATAGTTGCAGCGCCTAACGATCCCGATAATGTGAAATTATTGAGCGAAGTGGCTAACGATCCTGTACAAGAAGTATTCATAGGCTCTTGCATGACCAATATCGGTCATTATCGCGCTTCAGCTAAGGTTTTGGAAGGCGCAGGATCTGTCAAAACCCGCCTCTGGATTTGTCCTCCCACCCGCATGGACGAGCATCAACTCAAAGAAGAGGGTGTCTACAGTGTTTTTGGAGCAGCAGGAGCCAGAACGGAGATTCCAGGATGCAGTCTGTGCATGGGCAACCAAGCACGAGTAGCTGATGGGACAACCGTCTTTTCTACCTCAACTCGCAACTTTAACAACCGGATGGGGAAAGATGCGCGAGTCTATCTCGGTTCTGCGGAATTAGCGGCGGTTTGCGCTCTCTTGGGTAGGATTCCTAGTGTAGAAGAGTATAAGGAGATTGTAGCTAATAAGATTAATCCCATTGCTAGCGATTTGTACCGCTATCTCAACTTCGACCAAATTGCAGGGTTTGAAGACGAAGGTAGGGTAGTTGCGTTAGAAGATATGCCCAAGATTGAAGATATTTTGGGAATTCCTGCTTTGAGCAAATAGTAAATAGGCGATCGCATACCGTAGGGGCGCAACGCATTGCGCCCCTACGAATTCTCTTTTCCATATCAATCGATGTATCTGGTTAAATTCACCTAGAACAGAGTTTTTTGTGCGCTCAAATATCCTGAAAATTGTCGATGAAATTGCAATGTCAAGAGCAATAAACTATAGGTCAAGTACCATCTCTCGATAGTTTTGACAGGTAAGCTTTAAATGATTTTTATTATTCCTATAATTTTAGGCGCTTTGGCTGTTGGTAGTGCTGCCGTAGGCGCATTTGCTGGAATTGATGCAGTTTCCCAAATGGATGAGGCTAAAAAGCGTGGAAAAAGCGCACAAAAGCGTTTGGATAGCGCTCGTCAGTCTGTAGAGGTAAAAGTAAAAGCCACCAACGACCTTGCTGAAGAATACGGTCAATTGCAGATAAAAACCAAAGTCGAAACTATAGGAAGCTTCGTCGATCTGCTAGAACGTCTGGGTCAGCGCGTCAAACAAAGCAATCTAGAATTTCTAAACGGTTTAGAGGATATTTCCCCACAGCAGCTTAAAGAATATAAATCGCAAGCTTTGGAAGCTCAAGAATTGGTTAGTGGTGGCTTAAAGGCTATTGGGACAGCATACGGAGTTGGTCAAAGCACTATAGGACTGGTAGGATTATTCGGTACAGCTAGCACTGGAACTGCAATTGGCGGACTTAGCGGTGCGGCGGCGTGGAATGCCACTTTAGCTTGGCTTGGCGGTGGTTCGCTAGCCGCAGGTGGTGGCGGAATGGCTTTAGGCACATTGGTTTTGGGCGGTATCACTGTTGGGCCGGCCTTACTTATAGGAGGTTTTATCTTGTCGGGAGAAGCTGAGAAAGCCTTAACTAAAGCCCGCGAATATGAAGCCCAAGTAAATATTGAAGTGTCTAAGCTCGATGCTTTTAGAGACTTTCTCGACCAAGTACAGCAACGTATTCGCGAATTAGAGTATTTAGTCTATAGTCTCAATGCTAGAGCAATTCAGGGTTTGATAGATCTTGAATCTCAGCCATTTGATTTCGATCGAGATGGTGCAAAATTGCAACGAGTTGTACTTCTGGTTAAAGCTTTATCAGAAATTATGAAAACACCTGTTTTGGATTCTGATGGAACAATTAATCTTTTGACAGAAAACCTTAAAGTTAAGTACGGAACTATCTAAACTAATCGCATGATAAACAAATTATCTTTGGGCACAGTAGATACTTTAATTAGTCCAGCCCAATGCTTGCAAGAGGTTGTTGAGACTTGGACTAACTACCTTGAAATCGTCCAAATAGAAACCACTAAACGACGGGAAATTGAGGCAAGAGAACGGGCTATACTAGCTGATATTGAAGCTAAAAGAGAATTAATCATAGGTTATTTACAAAGATCTTTTGACGAACGCGCTCAAAATTTTCAATCGTTATTTGCCATAGTAGATAGAGCGATCGCATCTGGCGATAGCATAGCCCTTTCATTAGCCCTTCAATCGATAGTAGATTTGGGGCAGTCTAGCCCTTTTAAAGATCTATCTAATTTATCCAATCTTAAGGCTGTGATGAGCGATCCAGATTACGAGTGGGAGTTATAGTTTAGCGATCGCCCCAGAGTCCGTAGGGGCGGGTTTTGCCCACTATCTTTGCTCATACTATCAACTATAAATCAAACCCGCCCTGTCTCACCGATAACGTATCCGATGGTGAAGGTGAAGAGGTTAAATAAAAGTGCGATCGCGCTAGACTGATAACATGACAGCAAAAAACAAGTTAAAAATCAGATGGAAGTAGAGCAATATCCATTTGTCAGAGAACTAATAGCTGACACTGAAGGTAATATCCAGCAAGTGGTGCTAGATTTTAATGATTATCAACACCTGTTGGAAGCCATTGAAGATGAGTCTTTGATCCTCGCTATGAAGGAAGTCCAAAACGAAACCCCGCTTAGCATCAGTGAAGCACTAGCAGAACTTGAGAAAGAACGACTTCTACACCGTAAAGATATTTATCGCTATTTTCCATAACTTAATATTCTCAGAATGCGATCGCCCCATATTTCGTAGGTTTGTTGAATATATTGCCGATATTGTGCGACAGGCGCGATCGCCTCCCGTTCGACATCATAAGTTACCAATCTCAATTGATAAACTAATATCTTCGTAGATCTGGGCGATCACACTATTGAAAAAGCGATCGCCAGCTATTGATGAAGGCAATTATTTGGTGAAAATTGACTTTCGATCCCATGCGTCAAGCGATTGTTTTAGTAGGCGGAAATAAAGCTGGAGATAAGCGATGGTATGAGAAAAATATTGCGATCGCTGAAACTAGATTCGCCGAACATCTTATTAGTTTAGAGGAAAATGAATGATTACCTTTGATGATTATATGCAAAAATTACCACCAGAACGCCGTGCTAGAATCGAGCATAAAACTCAAGAACTAGTCACTCAACTCAATACTATTAAGCATATTAGAGAAGAATTGGGTTGGTCGCAATCAGATCTAGCTCAAAGGTTAGGAGTTCAACAATCTACGGTTTCTAAGTTAGAAAACGATCCAAATAGTTTAACTTTATAGTTTAACTTTAGGAAAACTCGCAACTGTAGTCAGCGCTTTGGGTGGAGAGTGGAAAATAACGCTAAAATTCCCTACAACTGAAGAGATAGAGTTAAGCAGTAGTGATGTTTTATCGACTCACTGAATATCAAACAAGCGAGATCTAGCAATTATAATTTGAGCAAGAGAAGGATATAGAAAAGCGATTCGATTATGAATTCAGCAACTTTGGCAGATATTGTAGAAGCAATTGGCACTCACGATCGAGTATATTAACCCAATCGAAATGCCAAAGGCGATCGCTTTACTTAGGAAAAACCTGTAAAGCCATCGAAACCATTGATAGAAATGTCATAAAACCGATCGCATCTAATGTTGTAGTTAGTAGTGGTCCGCTAATTAAGGCTGGATCGAGGTTGAGCCGTTTTAAAGTCATTGGTAGTAAAGTTCCTAAACTAGCAGCAACTAGGACATTTACCACCATCACTGAAGCAGCAACTATCGATATCCATCGTTCGTTAGCTGGTGACCAAATCAGGGACAGAACTCCCAAAGCCGTACCTAGAGCCAAAGAAGTACCTAATCCTGCCAAGAATTCTTTCCGCAAGAGTTTGAAAGTATCGAGGAGAGTCACTTCGCCAATCCCTAAGCCTCGTACCGTGACCGATAGAGCTTGAATTGCCACATTACCGCTAGTATTGGATAAAATTGGCATAATTACGGCTAATACCGGAACTGTCGAGATAATTTTTTGGAAAGGAGCGATCGCACTAGCTGCCCCCACATACAAAGCAATATTGCCCAATAACCAGGGTAAACGTTTGGCAATAGTGACTAAAGGCGGAGATAAGGCTTCTTCATCCCCGCTCACCCCAGCAATCTTTTGAATATCTTCGGTAGCTTCTTCCTCTAAAATATCGATGACATCATCAATAGTGACAATCCCCACCAGTCTTTCTTCCCGATCTACCACTGGTAAGGCGATAATGTCATAGCGTTTCATTAATTGAGCCACTTCTTCTTGTGGCATTTCTGTCCGCGCTTTGATGACCCGATTGCTAGCTATATCTCCAACTAAAGCATCTGGTAAGGTAAATAATAATTGTCTTAAAGAGACTACCGCCAAAAGTTTGCGATTATCATCCGTGACGTAAGCATAATAAATAGTTTCTTTATCTCGATCTACTCGACGAATTTTATTTAAAGCTTCCCCTACTGTTAATCCTTGACGCAACCGCACGTATTCGGTGGTCATGACCCGACCAGCCGTGCCTTCTGGATAACCTAGAATAGTAGAGGTAGCCTGTCTTTCTGCCATACTGAGTTGCTGTAACAGCCGTTTGACAACACCAGCAGGAAGTTCGTCAAATAGCTCGGCGCGATCGTCAGGACTCATCGCCTCTACAATTTGATAAATGTGAGCATTGTGCAAAGACTCAATCAGAGATTCTTGTACTTCTTGAGGTAAGTATTCAAAAACCCCGATCGCCTGGTCTTTACGCAACAAACGAAAAGCGATAGCTTGTCTTTCTTTGGGTAGTTCGGCGATGAACTCGCCCACATCTACCGCAGGTAGATGATTTAATTCAAACTTGAGTTGATTTAAGTCGGCAATTTCCGACAGGAGCATCCGATTGTCCTGGGTGAGCATTCAACCTCCTTTGTCTCCTTTCCCCTAGGAGACTGGCTCACCAGGTTAAAGGATCTGGCTACTGTAACTAGATGGACTTATGTCCATTTCCTCTACAAACATTCGACATCGATACCAGAATTTGGCATCGCTAATTTTTATCCTAACCTCATCGGGTGTAGTAAAGGTAGACATTGGGCAGAAAAATTACTCAAACTCAGAGGGGATGGGAGAGATCTTTCAAGGGTAGGTTGTTCCGATTGGGGGAGATTGAGAGGGGTGGGAAGCATATTTCTGACTTATTGCGGAGGAACTGGATGATTTGTATTTTGATGGGTGTATCTGGAACCGGAAAATCTACTATTGGTAAACTTCTGAGTCAAAAACTGGGCTGGAAATTTTATGATGCTGATGATTTTCATTCTGAAGCTAACATCAGCAAAATGAAGCAGGGAATACCTTTAGAAGACAGCGATCGCCTTCCTTGGTTACAAGCTATTCGTGCCAAAATTGAAGCAATCGTAGCCCGTCAAGACAATGGTATTTTCGCCTGTTCCGCTTTAAAACAATCTTATCGCGAATTATTACAAGGAAATGACCCTCAAGTAGCTTGGATTTACCTCAAAGGAAGCTACCAGCAACTTTGGCAGAGAATGCAAGATAGACCCGAACATTTTATGAAGCCTGAAATGCTGCAAAGTCAGCTAGATACCCTCGAAATTCCCCAAGATGCTTTGACTGTTGATATTGCTTTAAATCAAGCAGAGATAGTCGATCGAATCGCTAAATATCTTCAAGATTTGGCAGATTTGAAACCTGGGAAATTACGGTAAAATCGACATTTATAGTCTAAATCCCGCATCCTATCCAAGTTTATGCTTTTGATAAACTAATTGGTAAGTAAATAGTCTCACTGAAATTATTGTTACAATACTTAACGTGCGGCACTAAAATCTTCTCACCGAATTAGTAGGATTAGGAGTCTTGATGGAAAAGTCTAACACCACGGTAGTCTCTGTAGCAGAAGACGCGCAAGGTCATCCAGCATTGACTGTTAGCTACGAACTCCTACCACCTACTGAGGAAATTATCAGCCCTAATCAAACTTATGAACCAGCATTACGCTATGATGCTGACGCGATCGCAAAATACTACCGCAGGCGACCATTTCAAGTCTGGTGGAGGTATTTAAATACTTTTGTCCCTCTACTCAGCTTTGGCTTCAAAACCTGGTGGGATAAGCGCACCCAACAAACTGAATCAAATGCCAAAAAACGCGCTATTCAGTTGCGGAAAATGTTAACCAAGTTTGGACCAGCTTATATCAAAATGGGTCAAGCGCTGTCTACCCGTCCCGATTTGATGTCAGCGACCTTCTTGGAGGAATTATCTTTACTTCAAGACCAATTACCAGCATTTTCTAATGAAATTGCTTTTAATTTAATTGAAAAAGAATTAGGTTCTCGTCCCGAACAGATCTACGCCGAACTCACCCCCAACCCCATCGCCGCAGCCTCTTTAGGACAGGTTTACAAAGGCAGACTCCATACGGGTGAGGAAGTTGCCCTTAAAGTTCAAAGACCAGGCTTAAGAGAAAGAATAGAGCTAGATGTCTACATTTTACGGAGTCTAGCGGCTTGGGCGAAGAAAAATTTCAAGTTTATCCGCAGCGACTTGGTAGGTATCCTCGACGAGTTTGCGACTCGTTTGTTTGAGGAAATGGACTACATTCAAGAAGGTAAACACGCAGAACGGTTTGAACGTCTTTACGGTAAATTACCAGAGATTTACGTGCCCAAAATCTATTGGCAGTATACCAGTCGGCGCGTTCTGACTATGGAGTGGATCAATGGCACCAAACTGACTAATGTCGAGGAAGTGCGTCGTCGGGGAATTGATGCGACTCACATGATAAATGTGGGGGTTCAGTGTTCTTTAAGACAGCTATTAGAACACGGCTTTTTCCACGCAGATCCTCACCCTGGGAATTTGCTGGCGACGAATGATGGGAAGCTAGCTTACCTCGATTTTGGCATGATGAGTGAAGTTAAGCCAGCCCAAAGGTATGGTTTAATCGAAGCCGTAGTCCATATGGTGAACCGTGATTTTGAAGGATTGGCGCAAGATTATGTCAATCTAGATTTTTTAACCCCAGATACTGACTTAACTCCGATAATTCCAGCTTTGGGTAACGTCTTTGGGAATGCTCTTGGTGCTAGCGTCGCTGAACTCAACTTTAAGAGTATCACCGATCAAATGTCTAATTTGATGTACGAGTATCCCTTCCGAGTTCCAGCTTATTATGCTTTGATTATCCGTTGTTTGGTAACTTTAGAAGGAATTGCGATCGGTATAGATCCTAACTTTAAAGTTTTAAGTAAAGCCTACCCTTACATTGCTAAAAGACTTCTGACCGATCCTGCACCAGAATTACGCTTATCTTTACAAGAATTACTCTTTAAAGATGGTAGTTTTCGGTGGAATCGACTAGAAAACTTGTTACTCAATGCTCGTAGTAGTGAAGATTATGACTTGAGTAAGGTATTAGATCAAACTATCGAGTTTTTATTCTCGGAACGGGGAGCATTCATTAGAGAAAACTTGGCTGATGAGATTGTCAAGAGTATAGATGAATTAGGGCAACGTACTTTACATAATGTTTCTCATGCATTCAGACAAACAGTTGGGCTAGCTGTGCCAGAAACTTCAGAAAGGGTCGAAAATCCGAATAATCTGGATCGTGTTAAACGGATTTGGGATATTTTACAAGAAACTCGCGGGTTTGATGCCATGCAGTTACTACCTGTAATTCCCCAACTGCTAGTCAAGCCAGAAACTCAAAAAATGGGGCAAACTATTGCTAGTCGTCTAGCCCAAAGAGTTGCTACCAGGCTAATTAGAGAAGTCTTGCTGCCAAATACTCCTCCAAGTATGCCTCAAAATGGTTCTCAGCGTTCGTTACCACCAGCCCAGAAATAATGTTGATTGTTGATGGTTGATTGGGTTTTCTTTCGCCTTGATCTCTCACTATTTTGACTTCTGACTTCTGACTTCTGACTTCTGACTTCTGACTTCATGCACTAGTTCATACCTTGATTCAGCAACGCCATTTTTTCATTTGGCGATCGCTGAGGTGTTGTCGCCGATCAAAAAGCACCCCATCTAAAAATAGCTGCACCCCAACTTAAACCAGCACCAAAACCAGCCGTAGCGATCGCATCTCCTGGCTTAATTTTGCCGCTTCTGACGGCTTCATCTAAAGCTATCGGGATGGAAGCGGCTGAAGTATTTCCATATTGAGCTAAATTACTAATAACTTTGGCTGGTGGAACATTCAGCCTTTGGGCGACTGCATCTAAAATGCGTTGATTAGCTTGATGCATCAGCAACCAGTCAACCTCTGCCACACTTAAATTAGACCTAAATAAAGCTTTTTCTAGAACTTCTGGGACTTTATTAACCGCAAACTTATATACTTCTTTACCTCGCATCAGCATCGGTTTATAAGTGCCTTGGGAGATGACAACCTCACCGGTGAGAG
Coding sequences:
- the acnB gene encoding bifunctional aconitate hydratase 2/2-methylisocitrate dehydratase, which produces MLEAYRQHASDRAKLEIPPLPLDAQQASELCELLKNPPAGEKEILLELLRDRIPPGVDPAAYVKAGFLTAIAKKEVISPLITPQAAVYLLGTMMGGYNVQSLIDLLKSKDLDIAASAAAALSKTLLMFDAYHDVIDLADTNPYAKQVVDSWAAAEWFTSRPKLAEAITVSVFKVSGEINTDDLSPAQQATTRPDIPLHALAMLESRQPGSLETIAKLKEKGHPVAFVGDVVGTGSSRKSAINSVLWHIGSDIPFVPNKRNGGYILGGAIAPIFFNTAEDAGALPIECDVSQMETGMVITIHPYKGEITNESGDVISTFSLKPETIRDEVRAGGRIPLLIGRSLTDKTREALGLGISSIFIRPQPAIANAKGYTLAQKMVGKACGLPGIRPGIACTPHMTTVGSQDTTGPMTRDELKELACLGFSADLVMQSFCHTAAYPKPVDIKVHHDLPDFFASRGGVALRPGDGIIHSWLNRMLLPDTVGTGGDSHTRFPLGISFPAGSGLVAFAGALGVMPLDMPESVLVRFKGELQPGVTLRDVVNAIPYVAIQKGLLTVAKENKKNVFSGRIMEIEGLPDLKVEQAFELTDATAERSCAGCTIKLSIETVAEYLRSNVALMKNMVARGYGDAKTILRRVAKMEEWLANPVLMEADADAEYAEVIEIDLNEITEPIVAAPNDPDNVKLLSEVANDPVQEVFIGSCMTNIGHYRASAKVLEGAGSVKTRLWICPPTRMDEHQLKEEGVYSVFGAAGARTEIPGCSLCMGNQARVADGTTVFSTSTRNFNNRMGKDARVYLGSAELAAVCALLGRIPSVEEYKEIVANKINPIASDLYRYLNFDQIAGFEDEGRVVALEDMPKIEDILGIPALSK
- a CDS encoding type II toxin-antitoxin system RelE/ParE family toxin, giving the protein MTFDPMRQAIVLVGGNKAGDKRWYEKNIAIAETRFAEHLISLEENE
- a CDS encoding helix-turn-helix domain-containing protein yields the protein MITFDDYMQKLPPERRARIEHKTQELVTQLNTIKHIREELGWSQSDLAQRLGVQQSTVSKLENDPNSLTL
- the mgtE gene encoding magnesium transporter; the encoded protein is MLTQDNRMLLSEIADLNQLKFELNHLPAVDVGEFIAELPKERQAIAFRLLRKDQAIGVFEYLPQEVQESLIESLHNAHIYQIVEAMSPDDRAELFDELPAGVVKRLLQQLSMAERQATSTILGYPEGTAGRVMTTEYVRLRQGLTVGEALNKIRRVDRDKETIYYAYVTDDNRKLLAVVSLRQLLFTLPDALVGDIASNRVIKARTEMPQEEVAQLMKRYDIIALPVVDREERLVGIVTIDDVIDILEEEATEDIQKIAGVSGDEEALSPPLVTIAKRLPWLLGNIALYVGAASAIAPFQKIISTVPVLAVIMPILSNTSGNVAIQALSVTVRGLGIGEVTLLDTFKLLRKEFLAGLGTSLALGTALGVLSLIWSPANERWISIVAASVMVVNVLVAASLGTLLPMTLKRLNLDPALISGPLLTTTLDAIGFMTFLSMVSMALQVFPK
- a CDS encoding gluconokinase; this translates as MICILMGVSGTGKSTIGKLLSQKLGWKFYDADDFHSEANISKMKQGIPLEDSDRLPWLQAIRAKIEAIVARQDNGIFACSALKQSYRELLQGNDPQVAWIYLKGSYQQLWQRMQDRPEHFMKPEMLQSQLDTLEIPQDALTVDIALNQAEIVDRIAKYLQDLADLKPGKLR
- a CDS encoding ABC1 kinase family protein, which produces MEKSNTTVVSVAEDAQGHPALTVSYELLPPTEEIISPNQTYEPALRYDADAIAKYYRRRPFQVWWRYLNTFVPLLSFGFKTWWDKRTQQTESNAKKRAIQLRKMLTKFGPAYIKMGQALSTRPDLMSATFLEELSLLQDQLPAFSNEIAFNLIEKELGSRPEQIYAELTPNPIAAASLGQVYKGRLHTGEEVALKVQRPGLRERIELDVYILRSLAAWAKKNFKFIRSDLVGILDEFATRLFEEMDYIQEGKHAERFERLYGKLPEIYVPKIYWQYTSRRVLTMEWINGTKLTNVEEVRRRGIDATHMINVGVQCSLRQLLEHGFFHADPHPGNLLATNDGKLAYLDFGMMSEVKPAQRYGLIEAVVHMVNRDFEGLAQDYVNLDFLTPDTDLTPIIPALGNVFGNALGASVAELNFKSITDQMSNLMYEYPFRVPAYYALIIRCLVTLEGIAIGIDPNFKVLSKAYPYIAKRLLTDPAPELRLSLQELLFKDGSFRWNRLENLLLNARSSEDYDLSKVLDQTIEFLFSERGAFIRENLADEIVKSIDELGQRTLHNVSHAFRQTVGLAVPETSERVENPNNLDRVKRIWDILQETRGFDAMQLLPVIPQLLVKPETQKMGQTIASRLAQRVATRLIREVLLPNTPPSMPQNGSQRSLPPAQK